DNA sequence from the Oceanipulchritudo coccoides genome:
CGGAGGCCCCGAATGAGCGTGCGGTATTGACGAGCTCACGATTGCCGTCGCCGACATCAAAGAGAGCGGCGCGGAGGTCGAAGTTTTCGTTAAGGAGGGCGGAGAGGGAGGAGATGAGTCGGTCCTTTCCCACTTCGCCATTGCTTCGAGGGACAGGCAGGCCCGGTTGCAGAAACTCTTCAGTGCTGGGGTTTGCGCTGTTACCGGGCCTAAAGACCCGACTCATGGTGTCACGGAACTCCTCGGTAAGGTTGGCCCATTTTTGAATGGCCTCAAGGACCTGTGGATCATGCTTCTTGAACCGCGTGCGGAGGTCGTTGTGGTAGACCTCCGTGCCCTGGGAGAGGTCCTCGCGATAGGCGATGTAGAGGGCGTTCGCGATGGGGGTTGGGTCAAGCAGCTCGTATGTGCCGTAGCCGCGTTCATCCATCAATTGCTTGTCAAAATCCATGTAGACCAATCCCCCGTATGCCTGGGCCACGCGGTCCTGTAGACCGGCGGGAATGGCCAGCTCGCAATTCTCGACCGCGAGGACGAGGTTGGCGAGCGAGTGGCGTGAGATGGCGACATTGTAGAACCCCATCAATGCGCGTGCGCAGGCGGTGATGATGGCGGATGAGCCGGCGAGCCCGACCTGGTTGGGAATATTGGATTTATAGCGCAGGGTGAAGTTGCGGTCATCGAGCGTGATCCCGCGCGACTGGCAGTAATCGAAAAACACCTTACACGTCGCCTTGAGGAGCCGGAACCCTCCGTAGTAGCCATGCTTCTGGACATCACCGTGGAGGTCGTTGAGCCCCGCAAAGACCGAATGGTCGCGTCGGCTCGGGAGCAGCTCCAGCTCGGGGGATTCCCAGAGCTCGATGGACGCATGGAAAGCATCGAACGTGAAGGCGATCGTCTTGCCATTGTATCCATCGGACGGGTTACCGATGAGGCCCGCACGGGCATAGGCTTTTGTACGGATCAGCATCTCACAAAGGCACAAAGAGGCAAAGGCACAAAGGGGAAGTAACTACGAATTTCACGAATCTCACGAATGGGTTGTTTGAGGGGATTTAATCACAATAAATAACTAAACATTAGAATTTTCGTATGTTCCGCGTGTTTCGTAGTTAAAAAACCATTCGGATGATTCGTGAAATTCGTAGTTACCCTCATTCCGGCGCACCAACATCCTTGCGCTTGCCGGGGATGCGGATTGCGCTGAACCCGGATTGCTTCATGACCGCTGCCATGGCATCGGTGAGCTGAATCTCGTTGTTGCGTCCAGGGGGCACCGTTTTCAGTGCATTAAAAATCGAATTGGAGAGAACATACCGCGCAGCGAAAGCAAAAGCATCAGGAAGCGTGGCGCCGAAGGCCCCGCGTATGACCGGCACCTCGCCGGGGGCGGGTTTTTCAATCATCGCATCGAGGGAAAAAGATCCGTCCTTCTGGAGGGCTCCCCCACAGACCCCATAACGGGTGGCCTTCTCGGGCGTTACCGATTCCACGGCAACCTGGGACATCTTCGTCTCTTCAAACAATTTCACCATCTGCGGGAGGGGCGAACCGCCCTGCATGATCGTATCGCCAAGGAGGACGACAATCCCCTCCCCATCGGCAAAGTCTTCCCCGCAGGCAATCGCGTCACCAAGACCGCGCTGCTCCGGCTGATTGATCCACGTAAAAGTCAGCCCGTCCGTGAGGGCTTCCCATTCGGCCATGGCCTCGCGCTTCCCGGTTGAGTCGAGCCAGTCCATGAGCGGCTGGTCCCATGAAAAGTACTGCCGGATCGCTTCCTTCCCCGCGGAGAGGATAATCCCGATTTCCGTGCAGCCGGCATCCTTGGCCTCCTGAACCACATGATGGAGCACCGGAAACTTTCCCACGTGGATGAGCTCCTTCGGCACAGCTTTGGTCAACGGAAGGTAACGTGTGCCGAGCCCGGCTGCTGGGATAAGGGCCTTCATTTTTGAATATTAACTACGAATCGCGCGAATGGGATTTTTTGGGGGGATGTAATCACCATAAAAATTTCCGTATATTCCGTAGTTAAGAAAATCATTCGTACAATTCGTGCGATTCGTAGTTAAGAAAAATTCGTCGTTAATTCTTCCCCTTCAGCGGGCCGGCGAGGAATTTCTCGACCAGCGGGAAGAGCATGCGGCCCTTCTTGCCCCACCCCTCCATTGTGTTGAGCCGGTCCTCGAGGACTTCCCGGTGCGCCTCCGGCACGCCATCCAGTTGATCCCTGAGGCGCTTGACCGCGTCCCCGCTCTGCTGCAGGTGCGGGACCACGTTCTCGTTAAGGATACCGATCAGCAGCCGCCTGAGGGAGGTCTCCGGCTCGTAGAGTGTACGCCGGTCATGCGGGGCATAGATAACCCTGACCGCTCCCATGCGCTGGAGAAACTTCAGTCCCTGGCTGGCTGAGCCCTTGGAGATTTCCAGTCGCTCGACAAAGTCGTCAAGGGCCAGCGGCTCCGGCGAGGCAAACGACAGCCCGAACATGGCCCCGACCGATTTCGGCAGGGAAAAGGCCGTCGCGGCGGAAATGCCCAAGGCAACAAGGGATTGCTCGAATTCAGTCATTGCAGTTTGTGGCTACGCTGCCGCCCTTGGTCGTAGTCCCACAGGGGGACAAACCAATCGGAAATAGGCGAAATGGGCTGCTTTGCACGTGGGTAGAACCATGGCGCTCCCTATCCTTTTGAAGGAAAGTTCAGAGAGTTCAAGAAAAAATGAACTAAAGAGGGGTGTTACGGGCATGTGTGTCGCGGGCATCCTTGCCTGCGCTTACCACAGGCAAGGATGCCTGTGACACGACTCTCACCGTCTCAACCAGGGAAAACACAAAGAATAAAGGGTTGAGAACAGCCGAATTTGGGCCTTCCCTTGCGGTATGTCATCCTCGAACGAGCTTGAGCGCATGCGCATCCTCCTTTGCGAGCTGCAGAACCACCTCCGGAAAATCATCTGCACCGCCCGGGATGCAGATACGGCGCAGGCACTTGCTGGCGTGGCAGAAGTGACCCCGGCGGATACGATTTATGAAATCGATAAAATCAGCGAATCAGCTATTGTGGCATGGTTTGCGGAGCACTGGCCGGCTGAACTTCCGGTTGAGTTGATCATGGAGGGCGCGGAGGCGCACGGAGCGATCACCATTCCAAAGGGCACGCCCATCGGAGAGACCGCCTGGAAATGCATCCTCGATCCAATTGATGGTACGCGCAACATGATGTACGACAAGCGTGCGGCATGGGCACTTGCCGGGATTGCCCCGCAAAGAGGTGGGAAGAACACGCTGCAGGACATTGCCGTCGCGGCAATGACGGCCCTGCCAACTTCCCGCGAATGGCGCAGCGACCAACTCAGCGCAATCCGCGGTGAGGGGCTCTTCTGTACGGCCTGTGACATGCGCGATGGCACGTCCGGGCCGATTGAATTTCACCCAAGCAAAGCCAGCGATTGTCAGCATGGGTTTGCCTCGGTGGTGCGGTTTTTTCCAGATGGGTTGGGACTGCTCGGCGAGCTGGAGGAGCGGCTCTGGAAAAAGCTCTATCCGGACGCCCCCGGCGGAAGCCCGCTTGTATTCAATGACCAATACATCACCACGGGGGGACAATTGTATGAACTGATCGCCGGCCATGACCGGTTCATCGCCGACCTGCGTCCGCTTGTCTTTAAGAAGCTTGGACTGGATGGCAGCCTGAGCACCCATCCATACGATCTGGCCGCCGCCCTTGTAGCCGAGGAAGCGGGGATTGTCCTTGTCGATCCGGTTTCAGGGAAAGCTCTCAATGCACCCTTGGACACAACGACACCCGTGGCATGGGTTGCCTTTGCCAACGAGGCCATTGCGGCGCATATTGGGCCTGTATTGAATAAGCTGATACAGGAGATGCTCTAGATGCCCACCGGATCCTCATCCTCAAGCACCCAGACAACGGTCCAGCCGCTGGGTTGGTCCAGATAGACGACCGGGGTCACGCCCTCCAAGTCGGTCTCCACCATTTCCACGGAATTGACCATGAGTTCAGGCTGCGCAGTGCTCTGGCTGATGCTGGCCTGCCGGAAAGGAATCCAGAGGGCCATTCCCAGAACCATGACAGCCGCCACTGCGCCGAGCGCGCGGGGGAAGGTCAATAGCCTGAAAGGCTTTTGTGACGCATCCTCATCCAGGCGGGCCTGCACACTCGCCCACTCCGGGACCGGATGGTTTGACTGCGTGTGTGCGCCCGCGAGGGCCTCGCGCATTTGTTGAAGCTCTTCAATGTAGGCACGCGCTTTGGGATCCTTTTCAAGAAGGGCCTCAATGCCAGCATCGGCGGGCAATTCCCCATCGAACCAGGCGGTCAAGCGATTGCGTGTCTCTTCATTCATCTGACTATCCTCAAAGTAAGCAGAAAGAGGACGGGCCGTCCAGACCCGTCCTCGCTCCAGTCTAGTTTCTACCCACGAAACCAGCGTTCCTTGCGGCTTGAGTAATCCTTTTTATAATCCCGGTCCCGGTCGCGGCCATAATGGCGGCCATGATCACGGTCGTGCTTACCACATCCACGATCCCGGTAGCTGACCCAGACGCGGTCTTTCCGGTAAGTGTAGTGACCACTTTTCCAGATGCGGACCCGATCGCCGCAACGGCTTACCCGGACGTCCCAATACCCGGGGACCCAAACCTTGACCTTCCGGATTTCCCAGCGGCCGTGGTCGCGTCCGTGATGGATCGAGCAACTCTTACGGCATGAATGGTCATGTCCGTAACGGGCGCCCACGGAAACATGGACATTGTCACTATGGTCCTCGATAATTGCGCCGGTAATCATTCCGAGAACAAAGCCCCCGATGGCGGCTGCGGCATCGTCGCCAGCCGTCGCACGGCCGGTATTAAGCCCAATGGCAAGAACGGTGATAAGGGTGATTTTGATGATGTTTTTCATGTCGGTCTTTCGTTGAATTCACCCGTTCAACGAAGGGCCCCCGACATTTATTCAAAAAATTATTTCAACTGCAGGATCAGCAGCCATGTCCCGTCCTTGCTTCGCGGGCCACCCAGCACCGCCGGACTGCCCCTGCGGAGATTTATACGCGTATTGAGCAGGCTCTTTGATCCACGCTTCCAGCTGATCTCGGCCTTGAGCCCGCTTCCCGAGCCACCCCCTGAGCGAATGGTCAACTTCTGTCCACCGGCCAGGGAAACCGAGCCCTCGCCGGGCACGGAAAGTCGCAGCGTCTGGCGACTGCTTTGCTTGTAGCTTTTGAATCGAAACAGCCGCTCAAGGTTGCCCGCATACTGCCGGAGCGCCTTGTCCACGCCTCCCTCACCGTTACCAGCCTGGACAAGAATCACCTGGACCCTCGCCTCGTCTTCGGCGGCCTCGGCGGTGCTCAATCCCATGCAGGAAAGGCCGCAGAAAAGGACGAAAAGTAAATGCAGTTGTTTAGATGTTTTCATGACAATTCTTTCTTCAGTCGGACTTGTAGTTTCTGACGGGCCAGATGCAGGCGTGACATAACCGTTCCAATTTTGCAATTAACGACTTGGGCGATTTCCTCGTAACTATACCCTTCATATTCCCGGAGGACAAGAACGGTTCGCTGGTCTTCCGGCAGGTCGGCGACGGCTTGCTCGATAGTCTTTCCCAGCTCCTTGTCGCGCAGATGCTCCTTCGGGGTTCGCGCTGTATCAGCCGCCATGTCCAGTGTGCCCGATTCACTGGAGCCCGAAAAGACGCGCAGGAAGCGCTGTCCGAGCCGCTTGCGCTTCCGCAGGGCATCGAGAGCGCTATTGACGGCAATCCGGTGGATCCAAGTCGAAAACGCCGATTCAAAGTTGTATCGATCCCGACGCTTCCATGCCTTGATCCATGCCTCCTGGCAGACATCGTGGGCCTCGCTCTCGTCCCCCAGCATGCCCCAGACGGTCCGGTGGATACGTGCGTAAAGAAGCTTGAACAATTGGCCAAAGGCGGCCCGGTCACCGGCACAAGCTGCGCGGGCAAGGTCCAGCTGCCTCTCTGCTTCCAACTGTTCGTCTGTTTCATGCATCCGCCGTGCTGTAAATGTCCTTTGGGCCACCTCGCCTGTCAAGGCAAGCCATCCGCCGACCATTCGCGAAATTCACGGGTCGGTAATCATCCATTTAACGATATTCTCGCCGATATATTCAATTTCATGCTCATTCGCAGGAAAAGATATGTGGCGAGCGAGTTTACCCCGCGATTTCGCGATCCTGTAAATCCAAATAAAAAGGGCCCCGGTGATAACCGGGACCCTTAAAAGGATAATTTAAAATAGAGCTACAAACTTTAGGCCTTGCGGCGGCGAACCATCACCAACCCAAGGGCCAGAAGGCCGATCAAAGCGGCGTAAGTTGACGGCTCGGGGACGACAGCACCGGTGATAACGAGGTTATCGACAGTGATTGTCTCGTTATTGGAGGAGTCTGACTGACGCAGAGCGAAGGAGTCCAAGTTCTCTCCCAAAAAGATCCCGGTTCCGACGATCGTTTCCGCTCCAACTGTCAATGAACCAATACCTGTGTCCAGATCGAACGCCAAGGTCACCGTGACGGGCGTGTTGAAGCTGAAGTCGGTGGTAAGGGTGGCCTCGGCGGTGCTACTGCCGGAGGCAATTCCAAGCGTGTAGTCACCCGCTCCAGTCGGCGCCTGAACATCCACTCGGGAGCGGAAGTTAAAAGACCCTTCCGTCATGAAGTGGGCGAAATACTCAAAATCAGTGCCGCCTATGACGGCATCGTCATTCACAGAAATATCGAATACGGCAGAGAGTACACCCGTGGATTGTGCAGCGAAACGAATGTGCGTATCCTCCGAAGGAACACCATGCTGAACAACGGCCGCCCCAGACGAAATCAATAAGTCGCCAGCAGTTCCGCTGTGGCTGGTCCAAACACTCCCTGGACCCGGCGTGGGAGAAGATGCTGTGAGAGACCCGTCCGCACGGTCAAAATTGTCAGCTGCGATTGTAAATTGCGCCGAAGCAAGGTTTGCAAATAGAGAAACCCCGACAAAAGCGACCGCTATCAGCTTAAAGTACGGATTCATAGAGAGAACAGTTTTCTTCAATTTCATGGTTATCAGTATGGTTGTGTGCGTATATGAGAAGATCGAACCTTTTACGGTTATTAAAACTTTAGAAGTCATTTGCTCCGTGTCCACAGCAAATTTGTTAAGATTGTGAAACACTGGGCCAAATTTCCCAGATTGCCCATGGCAAGCGGGCTAGAGGGCGAAAAAAATTATTCCCACTCGACACGCCAAAAGCGCTTCGAGCCTGGAGAGAGAGCCGGTGTAGCATACTCAAACTCCGTGTAGGTCCCTGAGGTAGTGGGGGTAGCGTCAATTTCCCAACCCGGCACCGTGGCCCAGCTCCCGGGGAGGAGCGTTGTACTGCTTTGGAGCTGAAGCTGCTCCGTAACGAGGTTGCTGACCGGCTCGTAAAAGTGCAGGATAACATTGCCCGATCCATCCTGCGCGAGCTCGACCGGACCCATCCCAACACCGATTGGTGAAGTATTGGTCAGAAAATGGAAGTAATTGGGCTGTCCATCGCCATTCAGGTCCGCATCCGGTCCCCAGACCGCGGGATTGAGCAGCTGCTCAAGGGTGAAGGTCTCAACCGCCCATTTCTCGTAACTGGTCTCCCCTGCCGGGAGCCAGATGGCATCGGCGAATTGATGAAAATCTGAAAACGGGTTGCGGTTACCCTGGGCGTAGATGGTGCTGCCGACCTGAACCCCGTTCTGGATGGCATCGCTGCGGGCGCGCTCGTAATCGGTCGGGGGAAAGAGCCGGTTCCATTCAAGCAGCGTTGTGAGGACGCCCATTTCGCTACCGGAAATGCCACTGTCGGCCAGCACAAGATTCGTAGTCGAGGAGTCCGATCCATCATAGCGCACCGCCATGTAGAGAATTGCTCGGGCAACAAGCCCCTTGTCACGATCGAGGGGTTCCCATGTGTCGGCACTTAAATCGTGGGTTGTTTCCGGGGCGAACGGATCGAAATCGAAGCTGCCCGTGGTATAATCAAAGGGGTAATTCGCGCGCTTGGAATTGACCCCGCTCTCGCAGGGGAACAGGTGATGGATATCGGAATTATCCGGCCCGGAAGAGTCCACCCCGCGTGACCGCGGCCAGACGTGCTCTTTATTCCAACTGCCGGAGCTTTTGGGAAGCTCGGCATTTGAGTACAGCAGGCGAATGTCGTTCGGGTCATTCTCCGACTCGTCGATAACCTCCATGATCTCGTTCAGATCGCTATATGAGATCACCGTATGGTTATCGATCAGGTTGTGTAACGTCGTTCGCAAGGTGATGCCGCTCAGCCCCTCGATTCCCGTGTAGTAGGCAAGGACCTCATTCGACGGAGGGGCGGGACCCGTGTCAGTTGTGAAATTCCATAGCGTCGTGCCGGTCAGCCCGCCGAAGGGATTGCTGGCAAGGTCGGCGACTGCCCCATTAGGAATTTGAATATAATAGGCCGTGCCCTCGGCAAGCTCCGCAACCGGGTCGATTATCAATGCATTGCCACTGACGCTGGCATTCGCAGAGCCCACTGTGAGCGATTCAACAATGGCATTGTTGCTGCCGAGATGGATGGTGATGTTGCCGCTTCCCGGCTGAATCAGCTCGGTGAAGGTGGCTGTCAGGTTGGAATCAACGGCGATCCCTGTTGAGTTATCCAATGGATCCAGACTGAAGATGCTGGGTGGAGTCAGGTCAGGCCCCCCGCCGCCCGTGGTGACCGTTCCGCTGATCCGCAAAGCAACTGAACCATCAAAGGCTTCCATGTCCAAACTCCCGCCGGTGCTCTCCGAATTAAAGGCAGCCAGCCTGAAGACAACCGAGTCGCCCGTGGAAACTGTCCCAATTACCCCGAGGCTCACATTGAGAAAATCCACTCCGCTTGCTGCATCCCCGTAATCGTGGGTCAACAAGGTCACTTCAACCCCGCCATTCACAGAGGCACGAATCTCAAAGTCATCGGGGCCGCTGCTGGAGCGGTCCAGTCGGATATCCATGGCAGTCAGAGCTATCTGCCGGTCGGGTGTTGTGATATCAAAGCCCCAAGTCCATACTTCGTTGTCGGCGACAGCATCCGCATATGAGGTATTGGACGGTTCCCAGCCTATGAAGTTGAAGGTGCTGCCGTTTGAGTTGAGATTGACTCCGCCGCCTGCGTCCAAGTCATCACCAGAAACGACCGCATTCACCACAGAAGGAGTAATGGGTGCAGTGAGAGCAGTGCCGTATTCGAGAATTACTTCAGCGTTAAGGAGGAATGGATTGAGGAATGCGAGAACAGCCGCAACCCGGAGAGGGTATTGAATTTTCATGGGGAGCCTAAAACGATTAATTATGTGCCTGAAAAAGGCCTAAGATAGTTGGGATTGAGATCAAAGGGATTCCGCCATGTCAATCTTCGCATTGGAACCGCACCACCTACCCAGGCATC
Encoded proteins:
- a CDS encoding sigma-70 family RNA polymerase sigma factor, whose amino-acid sequence is MHETDEQLEAERQLDLARAACAGDRAAFGQLFKLLYARIHRTVWGMLGDESEAHDVCQEAWIKAWKRRDRYNFESAFSTWIHRIAVNSALDALRKRKRLGQRFLRVFSGSSESGTLDMAADTARTPKEHLRDKELGKTIEQAVADLPEDQRTVLVLREYEGYSYEEIAQVVNCKIGTVMSRLHLARQKLQVRLKKELS
- a CDS encoding PEP-CTERM sorting domain-containing protein, whose protein sequence is MKLKKTVLSMNPYFKLIAVAFVGVSLFANLASAQFTIAADNFDRADGSLTASSPTPGPGSVWTSHSGTAGDLLISSGAAVVQHGVPSEDTHIRFAAQSTGVLSAVFDISVNDDAVIGGTDFEYFAHFMTEGSFNFRSRVDVQAPTGAGDYTLGIASGSSTAEATLTTDFSFNTPVTVTLAFDLDTGIGSLTVGAETIVGTGIFLGENLDSFALRQSDSSNNETITVDNLVITGAVVPEPSTYAALIGLLALGLVMVRRRKA
- a CDS encoding endonuclease; translated protein: MKIQYPLRVAAVLAFLNPFLLNAEVILEYGTALTAPITPSVVNAVVSGDDLDAGGGVNLNSNGSTFNFIGWEPSNTSYADAVADNEVWTWGFDITTPDRQIALTAMDIRLDRSSSGPDDFEIRASVNGGVEVTLLTHDYGDAASGVDFLNVSLGVIGTVSTGDSVVFRLAAFNSESTGGSLDMEAFDGSVALRISGTVTTGGGGPDLTPPSIFSLDPLDNSTGIAVDSNLTATFTELIQPGSGNITIHLGSNNAIVESLTVGSANASVSGNALIIDPVAELAEGTAYYIQIPNGAVADLASNPFGGLTGTTLWNFTTDTGPAPPSNEVLAYYTGIEGLSGITLRTTLHNLIDNHTVISYSDLNEIMEVIDESENDPNDIRLLYSNAELPKSSGSWNKEHVWPRSRGVDSSGPDNSDIHHLFPCESGVNSKRANYPFDYTTGSFDFDPFAPETTHDLSADTWEPLDRDKGLVARAILYMAVRYDGSDSSTTNLVLADSGISGSEMGVLTTLLEWNRLFPPTDYERARSDAIQNGVQVGSTIYAQGNRNPFSDFHQFADAIWLPAGETSYEKWAVETFTLEQLLNPAVWGPDADLNGDGQPNYFHFLTNTSPIGVGMGPVELAQDGSGNVILHFYEPVSNLVTEQLQLQSSTTLLPGSWATVPGWEIDATPTTSGTYTEFEYATPALSPGSKRFWRVEWE
- a CDS encoding mevalonate kinase family protein, translated to MLIRTKAYARAGLIGNPSDGYNGKTIAFTFDAFHASIELWESPELELLPSRRDHSVFAGLNDLHGDVQKHGYYGGFRLLKATCKVFFDYCQSRGITLDDRNFTLRYKSNIPNQVGLAGSSAIITACARALMGFYNVAISRHSLANLVLAVENCELAIPAGLQDRVAQAYGGLVYMDFDKQLMDERGYGTYELLDPTPIANALYIAYREDLSQGTEVYHNDLRTRFKKHDPQVLEAIQKWANLTEEFRDTMSRVFRPGNSANPSTEEFLQPGLPVPRSNGEVGKDRLISSLSALLNENFDLRAALFDVGDGNRELVNTARSFGASAKFAGSGGAIVGLIEDDDPYEAMKAKFETMGVRVLRPRVV
- a CDS encoding GbsR/MarR family transcriptional regulator, whose protein sequence is MTEFEQSLVALGISAATAFSLPKSVGAMFGLSFASPEPLALDDFVERLEISKGSASQGLKFLQRMGAVRVIYAPHDRRTLYEPETSLRRLLIGILNENVVPHLQQSGDAVKRLRDQLDGVPEAHREVLEDRLNTMEGWGKKGRMLFPLVEKFLAGPLKGKN
- a CDS encoding sugar phosphate nucleotidyltransferase, with translation MKALIPAAGLGTRYLPLTKAVPKELIHVGKFPVLHHVVQEAKDAGCTEIGIILSAGKEAIRQYFSWDQPLMDWLDSTGKREAMAEWEALTDGLTFTWINQPEQRGLGDAIACGEDFADGEGIVVLLGDTIMQGGSPLPQMVKLFEETKMSQVAVESVTPEKATRYGVCGGALQKDGSFSLDAMIEKPAPGEVPVIRGAFGATLPDAFAFAARYVLSNSIFNALKTVPPGRNNEIQLTDAMAAVMKQSGFSAIRIPGKRKDVGAPE
- a CDS encoding inositol monophosphatase family protein: MSSSNELERMRILLCELQNHLRKIICTARDADTAQALAGVAEVTPADTIYEIDKISESAIVAWFAEHWPAELPVELIMEGAEAHGAITIPKGTPIGETAWKCILDPIDGTRNMMYDKRAAWALAGIAPQRGGKNTLQDIAVAAMTALPTSREWRSDQLSAIRGEGLFCTACDMRDGTSGPIEFHPSKASDCQHGFASVVRFFPDGLGLLGELEERLWKKLYPDAPGGSPLVFNDQYITTGGQLYELIAGHDRFIADLRPLVFKKLGLDGSLSTHPYDLAAALVAEEAGIVLVDPVSGKALNAPLDTTTPVAWVAFANEAIAAHIGPVLNKLIQEML
- a CDS encoding anti-sigma factor family protein, with the translated sequence MNEETRNRLTAWFDGELPADAGIEALLEKDPKARAYIEELQQMREALAGAHTQSNHPVPEWASVQARLDEDASQKPFRLLTFPRALGAVAAVMVLGMALWIPFRQASISQSTAQPELMVNSVEMVETDLEGVTPVVYLDQPSGWTVVWVLEDEDPVGI